A genomic region of Solanum dulcamara chromosome 2, daSolDulc1.2, whole genome shotgun sequence contains the following coding sequences:
- the LOC129880082 gene encoding cell division control protein 48 homolog B: protein MESSRGSTSCAGEWRAEEAIAGNAEALQVLRELITYPLLYSAESRKLGLKWPRGLLLYGPPGTGKTSLVRAVVQECGAHLIVISPHSVHRAHAGESEKILREAFSEASSHAKLGKPSVIFLDEIDALCPRRDSRREQEIRVASQLFMLMDSIKSSSTSVSHVVVVASTNRPDAIDPALRRAGRFDAEIEVTTPTEEERLHILKLYTKKLQLDASVDLRAVAASCNGYVGADLEALCREAAMSAVRKCSESNLDGDSYSINMEDWKHARAVVGPSITRGVTVEIPKVSWEDIGGLKDIKKKLQQAVEWPLKHSEAFERLGVTPSRGILLHGPPGCSKTTLAKAAAHAAQASFFSLSGAELYSMYVGEGEALLRNTFRRARLAAPSIIFFDEADVVATKRGGSSSGSNTIGERLLSTLLTEMDGLEQAKGILVLAATNRPHAIDAALMRPGRFDLVLYVPPPDLEARFEVLCVHTRDMKLNNDVNLRQIAQDTELFTGAELEGLCREAGIVALRENISATVVCDRHFQTVKKSLKPALTEEEVASYSSFTKNRSERSAHSFESTSKKTNNEQTKNFLVLASPVTIVVISVVMYIGVRYFLMPTETSTRELTST from the exons ATGGAAAGTAGCAGGGGGAGCACCAGCTGTGCTGGTGAGTGGAGGGCAGAGGAAGCTATTGCAGGCAACGCCGAAGCTCTTCAAGTTCTGAGAGAACTCATCACCTATCCTCTCCTTTACTCTGCTGAATCTCGAAAACTTGGCCTAAAG TGGCCACGTGGGTTGTTGCTCTATGGACCTCCTGGAACTGGCAAG ACAAGCTTAGTTCGAGCAGTTGTTCAAGAATGTGGCGCCCATTTGATCGTAATAAG TCCCCATTCCGTTCACAGGGCTCATGCTGGTGAAAGCGAGAAAATTTTGCGGGAGGCATTTTCAGAAGCATCATCTCATGCAAAATTAGGCAAGCCATCAGTCATCTTTTTAGATGAAATAGATGCTCTTTGTCCTCGTAGGGATTCTAG AAGGGAGCAAGAAATTCGTGTAGCCTCTCAGCTCTTTATGTTGATGGATTCCATTAAATCCTCATCGACATCAGTATCACATGTTGTGGTGGTAGCATCAACCAATAG ACCGGATGCTATTGATCCAGCTTTAAGAAGGGCTGGACGTTTTGATGCTGAAATTGAAGTCACAACACCTACTGAGGAAGAGCGATTGCATATTCTCAAG cTTTATACAAAGAAGCTTCAATTGGATGCAAGTGTTGACCTTCGAGCCGTTGCTGCATCTTGTAATGGTTATGTTGGGGCAGATTTAGAAGCTCTGTGTCGTGAAGCTGCAATGTCTGCAGTAAGAAAGTGCTCTGAATCAAATCTGGACGGTGACTCTTACAGCATTAATATGGAAGATTGGAAGCATGCAAGAGCGGTGGTTGGTCCTAGTATAACAAGGGGTGTTACTGTTGAAATCCCCAAGGTTTCTTGGGAAGATATTGGAGGGTTGAAAGACATCAAG AAAAAGCTTCAGCAAGCTGTTGAATGGCCTTTAAAACACTCAGAAGCATTTGAACGGCTGGGAGTAACACCTTCCCGTGGAATCCTTCTTCATGGACCACCAGGGTGTTCCAAAACAACCCTTGCTAAAGCTGCTGCTCATGCTGCCCAAGCTTCATTCTTTTCCTTGAG TGGTGCAGAGCTGTACTCAATGTATGTTGGTGAGGGTGAAGCTTTATTGCGCAATACTTTCCGGAGAGCTCGCCTTGCAGCACCAAGTATAATATTCTTTGATGAGGCTGATGTAGTTGCAACCAAACG AGGAGGAAGTTCAAGTGGAAGCAACACAATTGGAGAGAGACTTTTATCCACCCTCCTAACTGAAATGGATGGTTTAGAGCAGGCTAAG GGAATTCTTGTTTTGGCTGCCACAAATCGCCCCCACGCAATTGATGCTGCACTGATGCGACCAGGAAGATTTGATCTT GTTCTTTATGTCCCTCCTCCTGACTTGGAAGCTCGATTTGAGGTTCTCTGTGTTCATACGCGAGATATGAAATTGAATAACGATGTTAATCTGAGACAAATTGCACAAGACACAGAGCTCTTTACTGGAGCCGAGCTTGAAGGGCTATGCAGAGAAGCTGGAATAGTTGCTTTGAGAGAGAACATATCTGCAACAGTTGTATGTGATCGGCACTTCCAAACAGTCAAAAAGTCGCTGAAGCCAGCACTTACCGAAGAAGAGGTTGCTTCCTATTCTTCCTTCACGAAGAATCGATCCGAGAGGTCTGCTCATTCATTTGAATCCACCTCCAAAAAGACCAACAACGAACAAACCAAAAACTTCTTAGTTTTGGCTAGTCCTGTTACAATTGTTGTCATTAGTGTTGTAATGTACATTGGTGTGAGATACTTTCTGATGCCTACTGAAACATCGACGAGGGAACTAACAAGTACGTAG
- the LOC129880081 gene encoding uncharacterized protein LOC129880081 isoform X2, protein MCGIAVIASGIRINLSSLDPNFISPVPLLELQTSFSVDDIKGVLRRRGPDSLGCKKVLLRSGGSSLPGGKQDAVAFVEDEAPSEGKDSHMDGAAAKEFIRELQFIGATLQLRGINPIVQPLVDISGNILVYNGEIFGGIQMSSDSNDTEIFMQHLGLCCSHVSSPYNKIHTSGERQSSVPELLSRIKGPWALIYWQSSSRILWFGRDAFGRRSLLVHWPTKEDPRFLLSSVSPHASVHESSEFADGGGIAKIDFWEELPCGVYSLSIGASGTGEDLIGEVLRHDWTDPKLKELITWERTSIQPKPEDLCASRQKVYSRKKDSPLTPSILMEPKLASTDCILTSLPHRVMIALQESIMRRTAFNTIYQATSVDCTNKCNTPVAVLFSGGLDSMILAALLDKCMDAKYEIDLLNVSFDGPFAPDRVSARAGLKELQKIAPSRRWKLVEIDADLLKLTSETKHVMSLINPARTYMDLNIGIALWLAASGDGCLQDETGNDDTCDSVKYKSAARILLVGSGADEQCAGYGRHRTKYRNGSWLGLNDEMKLDMQRIWKRNLGRDDRCIADNGKEARFPFLDEDVIRILLDIPLWEIADLDQPIGIGDKKILREVAHLLGLSEAASLPKRAIQFGSRIARESNRKNFGSNRAANQASAGSVTIDGNNS, encoded by the exons ATGTGTGGCATAGCAGTGATTGCGTCTGGAATTAGGATAAATTTATCATCTTTAGATCCTAATTTTATCTCTCCAGTACCTCTATTGGAACTACAG ACTTCGTTTTCAGTGGATGACATAAAAGGGGTGTTAAGAAGAAGGGGTCCAGATAGTTTGGGATGCAAGAAAGTTCTACTTCGTTCTGGGGGTTCATCTTTACCAGGTGGGAAGCAAGATGCTGTTGCCTTTGTGGAAGATGAAGCTCCGAGTGAGGGAAAGGATTCTCATATGGATGGTGCTGCTGCTAAAGAATTCATTAGAGAGTTGCAATTTATTGGTGCTACATTGCAGCTTAGAGGCATAAATCCTATTGTTCAACCATTGGTGGACATATCTGGGAACATCCTTGTTTATAACG GTGAAATATTTGGAGGCATCCAAATGAGTAGTGATAGCAATGACACTGAAATTTTTATGCAACATCTAGGACTATGTTGTTCTCATGTTTCCTCTCCATAtaataaaattcatacttcTGGAGAAAGGCAAAGTTCTGTTCCAGAACTTCTTTCCAGAATCAAGGGGCCGTGGGCTTTGATTTATTGGCAG AGTAGTTCAAGAATATTATGGTTTGGTCGAGATGCATTTGGAAGACGAAGCCTTCTTGTTCACTGGCCAACAAAGGAGGACCCTCGGTTTCTGCTGTCTTCTGTATCACCGCATGCCTCTGTACATGAAAGTTCTG AATTTGCAGATGGAGGTGGAATAGCCAAAATAGACTTCTGGGAAGAACTTCCATGCGGTGTGTACAGTTTGTCTATTGGTGCTTCAGGAACGGGTGAAGATTTAATTGGTGAAGTTTTGAGGCATGACTGGACAGATCCAAAGCTTAAGGAGTTAATCACTTGGGAGAGAACTTCTATCCAACCAAAACCCGAGGACTTGTGTGCTTCGCGCCAAAAGGTTTATAGCAGGAAAAAGGACTCGCCTTTAACTCCTTCCATTCTGATGGAACCTAAGTTAG CTTCTACAGACTGCATACTTACATCGCTACCACACAGGGTAATGATTGCTTTACAAGAGTCGATAATGCGACGCACTGCATTTAATACAATCTACCAG GCCACTTCAGTTGACTGCACAAATAAATGCAATACTCCAGTTGCTGTGCTCTTTTCTGGTGGATTAGACTCTATGATACTTGCAGCATTACTAGATAAGTGCATGGATGccaaat ATGAAATTGATCTGCTAAATGTAAGCTTTGACGGTCCATTTGCTCCTGATAGGGTCTCTGCTAGGGCAGGCCTAAAGGAACTTCAAAAAATTGCTCCATCAAGAAG ATGGAAACTTGTAGAGATTGATGCTGATCTGCTGAAGCTAACCTCTGAAACGAAGCATGTCATGTCACTAATAAATCCTGCAAGGACCTACATG GATCTGAATATTGGTATTGCTCTGTGGTTGGCTGCTAGCGGTGACGGTTGTTTGCAAGATGAGACAGGCAATGATGATACCTGTGACAGTGTCAAGTACAAATCTGCGGCTCGGATTCTCCTAGTTGGTTCTGGTGCAGATGAACAATGTGCTGGATATGGCCGGCATAGGACAAAATATAGAAATGGAAG CTGGTTAGGTctgaatgatgaaatgaaactAGACATGCAGAGGATTTGGAAGAGAAACCTAGGGAGAGATGACAGGTGTATTGCCGACAATGGCAAGGAG GCCAGGTTCCCTTTCTTGGATGAGGATGTCATCAGGATTTTGCTAGATATTCCGTTGTGGGAGATCGCTGACCTTGATCAACCAATTGGTATTGGTGACAAGAAAATCTTGCGAGAG GTTGCACATTTGCTCGGTTTATCTGAAGCAGCCTCTCTGCCGAAAAGAGCAATACAG TTTGGTTCAAGAATTGCAAGAGAATCAAATCGGAAGAATTTTGGAAGCAACCGTGCAGCCAATCAAGCATCTGCTGGAAGTGTAACAATAGACGGAAATAACTCATAa
- the LOC129880081 gene encoding uncharacterized protein LOC129880081 isoform X1, with product MCGIAVIASGIRINLSSLDPNFISPVPLLELQTSFSVDDIKGVLRRRGPDSLGCKKVLLRSGGSSLPGGKQDAVAFVEDEAPSEGKDSHMDGAAAKEFIRELQFIGATLQLRGINPIVQPLVDISGNILVYNGNTWRLSHYQHGEIFGGIQMSSDSNDTEIFMQHLGLCCSHVSSPYNKIHTSGERQSSVPELLSRIKGPWALIYWQSSSRILWFGRDAFGRRSLLVHWPTKEDPRFLLSSVSPHASVHESSEFADGGGIAKIDFWEELPCGVYSLSIGASGTGEDLIGEVLRHDWTDPKLKELITWERTSIQPKPEDLCASRQKVYSRKKDSPLTPSILMEPKLASTDCILTSLPHRVMIALQESIMRRTAFNTIYQATSVDCTNKCNTPVAVLFSGGLDSMILAALLDKCMDAKYEIDLLNVSFDGPFAPDRVSARAGLKELQKIAPSRRWKLVEIDADLLKLTSETKHVMSLINPARTYMDLNIGIALWLAASGDGCLQDETGNDDTCDSVKYKSAARILLVGSGADEQCAGYGRHRTKYRNGSWLGLNDEMKLDMQRIWKRNLGRDDRCIADNGKEARFPFLDEDVIRILLDIPLWEIADLDQPIGIGDKKILREVAHLLGLSEAASLPKRAIQFGSRIARESNRKNFGSNRAANQASAGSVTIDGNNS from the exons ATGTGTGGCATAGCAGTGATTGCGTCTGGAATTAGGATAAATTTATCATCTTTAGATCCTAATTTTATCTCTCCAGTACCTCTATTGGAACTACAG ACTTCGTTTTCAGTGGATGACATAAAAGGGGTGTTAAGAAGAAGGGGTCCAGATAGTTTGGGATGCAAGAAAGTTCTACTTCGTTCTGGGGGTTCATCTTTACCAGGTGGGAAGCAAGATGCTGTTGCCTTTGTGGAAGATGAAGCTCCGAGTGAGGGAAAGGATTCTCATATGGATGGTGCTGCTGCTAAAGAATTCATTAGAGAGTTGCAATTTATTGGTGCTACATTGCAGCTTAGAGGCATAAATCCTATTGTTCAACCATTGGTGGACATATCTGGGAACATCCTTGTTTATAACGGTAATACATGGCGTTTGAGCCATTACCAACATG GTGAAATATTTGGAGGCATCCAAATGAGTAGTGATAGCAATGACACTGAAATTTTTATGCAACATCTAGGACTATGTTGTTCTCATGTTTCCTCTCCATAtaataaaattcatacttcTGGAGAAAGGCAAAGTTCTGTTCCAGAACTTCTTTCCAGAATCAAGGGGCCGTGGGCTTTGATTTATTGGCAG AGTAGTTCAAGAATATTATGGTTTGGTCGAGATGCATTTGGAAGACGAAGCCTTCTTGTTCACTGGCCAACAAAGGAGGACCCTCGGTTTCTGCTGTCTTCTGTATCACCGCATGCCTCTGTACATGAAAGTTCTG AATTTGCAGATGGAGGTGGAATAGCCAAAATAGACTTCTGGGAAGAACTTCCATGCGGTGTGTACAGTTTGTCTATTGGTGCTTCAGGAACGGGTGAAGATTTAATTGGTGAAGTTTTGAGGCATGACTGGACAGATCCAAAGCTTAAGGAGTTAATCACTTGGGAGAGAACTTCTATCCAACCAAAACCCGAGGACTTGTGTGCTTCGCGCCAAAAGGTTTATAGCAGGAAAAAGGACTCGCCTTTAACTCCTTCCATTCTGATGGAACCTAAGTTAG CTTCTACAGACTGCATACTTACATCGCTACCACACAGGGTAATGATTGCTTTACAAGAGTCGATAATGCGACGCACTGCATTTAATACAATCTACCAG GCCACTTCAGTTGACTGCACAAATAAATGCAATACTCCAGTTGCTGTGCTCTTTTCTGGTGGATTAGACTCTATGATACTTGCAGCATTACTAGATAAGTGCATGGATGccaaat ATGAAATTGATCTGCTAAATGTAAGCTTTGACGGTCCATTTGCTCCTGATAGGGTCTCTGCTAGGGCAGGCCTAAAGGAACTTCAAAAAATTGCTCCATCAAGAAG ATGGAAACTTGTAGAGATTGATGCTGATCTGCTGAAGCTAACCTCTGAAACGAAGCATGTCATGTCACTAATAAATCCTGCAAGGACCTACATG GATCTGAATATTGGTATTGCTCTGTGGTTGGCTGCTAGCGGTGACGGTTGTTTGCAAGATGAGACAGGCAATGATGATACCTGTGACAGTGTCAAGTACAAATCTGCGGCTCGGATTCTCCTAGTTGGTTCTGGTGCAGATGAACAATGTGCTGGATATGGCCGGCATAGGACAAAATATAGAAATGGAAG CTGGTTAGGTctgaatgatgaaatgaaactAGACATGCAGAGGATTTGGAAGAGAAACCTAGGGAGAGATGACAGGTGTATTGCCGACAATGGCAAGGAG GCCAGGTTCCCTTTCTTGGATGAGGATGTCATCAGGATTTTGCTAGATATTCCGTTGTGGGAGATCGCTGACCTTGATCAACCAATTGGTATTGGTGACAAGAAAATCTTGCGAGAG GTTGCACATTTGCTCGGTTTATCTGAAGCAGCCTCTCTGCCGAAAAGAGCAATACAG TTTGGTTCAAGAATTGCAAGAGAATCAAATCGGAAGAATTTTGGAAGCAACCGTGCAGCCAATCAAGCATCTGCTGGAAGTGTAACAATAGACGGAAATAACTCATAa